The Sediminispirochaeta smaragdinae DSM 11293 genome has a segment encoding these proteins:
- a CDS encoding tetratricopeptide repeat protein, whose protein sequence is MKRPLVFLISVLIIGIPTGTVYGDIVSSLFHKPAWYHYLTGSEDQKDELKQLFTALEDEESPENRFILIQEIVKVMNSTPHRELLNLFLTTYVEKHPKDPFNAYYLLIVAQQYKQNGATPFAAHYYERILRNYSDLLVRGKSVHYLCLTNLIEIGGSADAMVSYYKELLSRFEKEIDKGPIYYYLAKAYEELGEWDLSMQAYRQFLQYPESQVPGVPNAIAKVRPIVEFYEYKNKDWTAETLDDLVEKVTYAIRVRNPRLLAKYRAKVDFFAVSWEQEKVPADTEFLAGLGGFMTQRIHYETKLDADSNSQEAYLWTSGWSYRIRTWYLYFRKIHFPADPEIHGRWEWAGIYFGDKPFTGSAVRNDDGTG, encoded by the coding sequence ATGAAAAGGCCGCTAGTTTTCCTAATTTCTGTCCTCATCATCGGCATTCCTACCGGCACGGTTTACGGCGATATTGTTTCCTCGCTCTTCCACAAACCTGCATGGTACCATTATCTGACAGGTTCCGAGGATCAGAAAGATGAACTGAAACAGTTGTTCACGGCATTGGAAGATGAAGAATCGCCGGAAAACAGATTCATTCTCATCCAGGAGATTGTTAAGGTGATGAACAGTACCCCTCATCGGGAATTGCTCAACCTTTTTTTAACGACCTACGTCGAAAAACATCCCAAAGATCCCTTCAATGCTTACTATCTTCTTATTGTAGCACAACAGTATAAACAAAACGGGGCCACACCCTTTGCCGCCCACTATTATGAACGAATCCTCAGAAACTATTCCGATCTCCTGGTACGCGGAAAATCGGTCCACTACCTTTGCCTCACGAACCTGATCGAAATCGGCGGATCAGCCGATGCCATGGTATCCTATTATAAGGAGCTGCTCAGCAGATTTGAAAAAGAGATCGATAAGGGCCCCATCTATTATTATTTGGCAAAGGCATATGAAGAGCTGGGAGAATGGGACCTCTCCATGCAGGCCTACCGCCAGTTTCTTCAATACCCGGAGAGTCAGGTTCCCGGTGTTCCCAATGCAATTGCAAAGGTCCGGCCCATCGTCGAATTTTACGAATACAAAAATAAGGATTGGACCGCAGAAACCCTGGACGATTTGGTTGAAAAGGTGACCTACGCCATCAGGGTCCGTAATCCGAGGCTTCTTGCGAAATACAGGGCAAAGGTAGATTTTTTTGCCGTCAGCTGGGAGCAGGAAAAGGTTCCTGCCGATACAGAGTTTCTGGCGGGACTCGGCGGTTTTATGACGCAAAGAATACACTACGAAACAAAGCTTGACGCCGATTCAAACAGTCAGGAGGCCTATCTCTGGACCAGCGGATGGTCTTATCGAATCCGAACCTGGTATCTTTACTTTCGCAAGATCCATTTTCCGGCCGATCCCGAAATTCATGGCAGATGGGAATGGGCCGGAATTTATTTCGGCGATAAACCCTTTACGGGATCGGCGGTGCGGAATGATGATGGAACGGGATAA